A window of Pedobacter lusitanus contains these coding sequences:
- a CDS encoding sigma-70 family RNA polymerase sigma factor, producing MSIHKSTETPQAEAIAIDPHHWVENHADYLYKYAVTRINDEELARDLVQETFLAALERIDKFEGRSSERTWLTSILKNKVIDVYRKKSSGPGKNTIDLNTVQQDQDFFDANDGHWSKAHQPRAFGIEDKDPLMNKELNAILKRCMEKLPALWLSVFTMKHMDDESTDLICAELKVTPSNFWVIIHRAKLNLRACLQKNWI from the coding sequence ATGTCAATTCACAAAAGCACGGAAACACCTCAGGCAGAAGCTATTGCCATTGACCCACATCATTGGGTGGAAAATCATGCAGATTATTTGTATAAATATGCAGTTACCCGGATTAACGATGAAGAACTGGCAAGAGATCTTGTTCAGGAGACTTTTCTGGCAGCATTGGAACGTATAGATAAATTTGAAGGAAGAAGCTCAGAACGCACCTGGCTTACTTCTATTTTAAAAAATAAAGTGATTGATGTTTACCGCAAAAAATCATCAGGACCAGGGAAAAATACAATTGATTTAAATACGGTACAGCAGGATCAGGATTTCTTTGATGCCAATGACGGGCACTGGAGCAAAGCACACCAGCCCCGGGCATTTGGAATAGAGGATAAGGATCCGCTAATGAATAAAGAACTTAATGCTATTTTAAAAAGATGTATGGAAAAGCTTCCTGCGTTATGGTTATCAGTTTTCACGATGAAACACATGGATGATGAATCTACCGATCTGATTTGTGCTGAACTGAAAGTTACTCCCTCAAACTTCTGGGTAATTATTCACCGTGCTAAACTCAATCTGAGAGCTTGTCTCCAGAAAAACTGGATCTAA
- a CDS encoding peroxiredoxin-like family protein, producing the protein MKKLVLIAIGLLFTLTVAAQNGLKEGTKAPSFTAKDNTGKSISLNQLLKSHKAVVLFFYRGQWCPYCNLHIKQLQDSLQLLTAKGAYVVGVTPETGENINKTIEKTHASFSMIQDKGYKIMDAYDVKFVMDEGLVTKYKGYGVDLNKNNGNSDHVLPVPATYIIDHTGKITFVHFDKDYKKRASVASLLKHL; encoded by the coding sequence ATGAAAAAACTAGTACTTATAGCTATCGGATTGCTCTTTACACTGACAGTAGCGGCACAAAATGGTCTTAAAGAAGGCACAAAGGCCCCATCTTTTACAGCAAAAGATAATACAGGAAAATCCATCAGTCTGAATCAGCTTTTAAAATCACATAAAGCTGTAGTGCTGTTTTTCTACCGCGGCCAGTGGTGTCCGTATTGTAATTTACATATCAAACAATTACAGGACTCTTTGCAGCTGCTAACTGCCAAAGGAGCCTATGTTGTAGGTGTTACACCAGAAACCGGAGAAAACATTAACAAAACTATAGAGAAAACACATGCTTCCTTTTCTATGATACAAGATAAGGGTTATAAAATTATGGATGCGTATGATGTGAAATTTGTGATGGATGAAGGTCTGGTAACAAAATATAAAGGATATGGAGTAGACCTGAATAAAAATAATGGAAATTCAGATCACGTACTTCCGGTTCCGGCAACTTATATCATTGACCATACAGGAAAAATTACTTTTGTACATTTTGACAAAGATTATAAAAAAAGAGCCTCCGTAGCTTCTTTACTTAAACACCTTTAA
- a CDS encoding molybdate ABC transporter substrate-binding protein, with protein MMKKLNSLFLAVMVMALFSAKAFAQEYHFDPPWNIPPESDVQFTVPGVDNVPDLFGDINDPQLVVFFAGNQFMVIDELIGAFKKAHPEYQRVFAETLPPGILAKQIATGSIVIGNLRITLKPDVYTAGKTRIEQTPEWFSRTALYARNKLAILVQKGNPEKVKGLADLGQIKLRISMPNPEFEGIGKRIEEAYIKAGGERLKKTVMENKLKDKTTFLTQIHHRQSPMRILYKQSDAAPVWYSEAYYQKMIGHPVELIEIPEKENIHAQYFAGQLKNAPHPAAAKDFMDFLVSAEANAIYKKFGFDLP; from the coding sequence ATGATGAAGAAATTGAACAGCTTATTTTTAGCCGTAATGGTAATGGCTTTGTTTTCAGCAAAGGCCTTTGCCCAGGAATATCATTTTGATCCGCCCTGGAATATACCTCCTGAAAGTGACGTGCAATTTACAGTCCCGGGAGTGGATAATGTACCCGACTTATTTGGTGATATTAATGATCCTCAGCTGGTCGTGTTCTTTGCCGGTAATCAGTTTATGGTGATTGATGAGCTGATAGGTGCATTCAAAAAAGCACATCCTGAATATCAGCGTGTATTTGCAGAAACTCTTCCTCCGGGAATTCTGGCTAAACAGATAGCCACGGGAAGTATAGTAATCGGAAATCTGCGGATTACCTTAAAACCTGATGTTTATACAGCGGGTAAGACCAGAATCGAACAGACACCTGAATGGTTTAGCAGAACTGCTTTATATGCCAGAAATAAACTGGCTATTCTGGTACAGAAAGGTAATCCTGAAAAGGTAAAGGGGCTTGCTGATCTTGGCCAGATTAAACTGAGAATAAGCATGCCTAATCCTGAGTTTGAAGGGATAGGTAAACGCATCGAAGAGGCCTATATTAAAGCTGGGGGAGAGCGGTTGAAAAAGACAGTGATGGAAAATAAATTGAAAGACAAAACCACCTTCCTGACACAGATTCATCATCGCCAGTCTCCAATGCGTATTTTGTACAAGCAGAGTGATGCTGCACCTGTCTGGTACAGTGAGGCTTATTATCAGAAAATGATAGGGCACCCTGTAGAACTGATTGAAATTCCGGAGAAGGAAAATATTCATGCACAGTATTTTGCCGGGCAGCTTAAAAATGCCCCGCATCCGGCAGCTGCCAAAGATTTTATGGACTTTCTGGTCAGTGCTGAAGCAAATGCTATTTACAAAAAGTTTGGCTTTGATCTGCCTTAA
- a CDS encoding DsrE family protein translates to MKSTIFICGLLLIMAGTTTGFAQTKPQEFTGAKATLKNYKALYVLNSGDEKKMTGTLRNMKNALEDPRLKGKLELELIVFGDGVAVYDKNGAFEKTLRDLQARGVLLAQCENTIRERHIEKSALFDFISYVPSGNGEIIIRGYQGWAVVHP, encoded by the coding sequence ATGAAATCTACAATCTTTATTTGCGGCCTGCTTTTAATCATGGCTGGTACAACGACAGGTTTTGCACAGACAAAACCGCAGGAATTTACGGGAGCAAAAGCAACGTTGAAAAACTATAAGGCACTTTACGTTTTGAATAGTGGGGATGAAAAGAAAATGACTGGTACACTCAGAAATATGAAAAATGCTTTGGAGGATCCCCGTCTGAAAGGCAAATTAGAGCTGGAGCTGATTGTTTTTGGTGATGGTGTAGCTGTATATGATAAAAACGGAGCATTTGAAAAAACATTAAGAGACCTACAGGCCAGAGGAGTTTTGCTGGCTCAATGTGAAAATACGATCAGGGAAAGACATATAGAGAAAAGCGCATTGTTTGATTTTATCAGTTATGTACCTAGTGGTAACGGTGAGATTATCATCCGTGGATATCAGGGATGGGCAGTTGTACATCCTTAA
- a CDS encoding voltage-gated chloride channel family protein → MRTFNHLIRWTLLILPVAITIGTAVALFLWLLSAAIHLRFQYKWLLFLLPLAGILIHLIYQSVGKSSEKGNNLIMDEIHETGGGVPWTMAPVILITTIITHLFGGSAGREGTAVQIGGSIAAMFGKWFKLNEQDTKMVLTAGIAAGFGAVFGTPVTGAIFALEVLTLGRIKYDALFPALIASVIGDLTVSAWQIHHTAYHITVLPQTPYFLSDYLPVDLLLLSKVIAASAVFGLASYLFSVTVHQVKNVFSRLFKISWMIPLAGGLLIIGLTYLIGKPDYLSLGVDAEYPGAITIPSAFVQGGADTWSWLWKTVYTTLTLGTGFKGGEVTPLFYIGATLGNTLSGLMNAPVSLFAALGFIAVFAGATNTPLACTMMGIELFGSEYTLFFAVACFTAYFFSGRSGIYSAQRIAVPKIFDNHSFNENSGVTGRESLKVFLYRKISVCKRFRGQK, encoded by the coding sequence ATGAGAACTTTTAACCATCTGATCCGCTGGACTCTTTTAATTCTTCCTGTTGCAATTACCATTGGTACTGCGGTCGCCCTTTTTCTATGGCTGCTGTCTGCCGCAATACATTTACGTTTTCAGTATAAATGGCTGCTTTTTTTATTGCCTCTGGCAGGAATTCTGATTCATCTGATTTATCAGTCGGTAGGAAAGTCTTCTGAAAAAGGAAATAATCTGATCATGGACGAGATTCATGAAACCGGCGGCGGAGTACCCTGGACTATGGCACCAGTCATTCTGATCACGACGATCATCACACATCTTTTTGGAGGTTCTGCAGGCAGAGAGGGGACGGCGGTACAAATTGGAGGCAGTATTGCCGCTATGTTCGGGAAATGGTTTAAGCTGAATGAACAGGATACCAAAATGGTCCTGACCGCAGGTATTGCCGCTGGATTCGGAGCTGTTTTCGGAACTCCGGTTACCGGAGCTATATTTGCGCTGGAAGTCCTGACGCTGGGAAGGATTAAATATGACGCGCTGTTTCCTGCATTGATTGCCAGTGTAATCGGCGATCTTACTGTTTCAGCATGGCAAATTCATCATACGGCCTATCATATTACGGTTTTACCTCAGACACCCTATTTTCTGTCGGATTATCTTCCGGTTGATCTTTTACTTTTGAGTAAGGTTATTGCTGCATCTGCAGTGTTCGGACTGGCCAGTTATCTGTTCTCGGTCACTGTACATCAGGTTAAAAATGTATTTTCCAGGCTGTTTAAAATAAGCTGGATGATTCCGCTGGCCGGCGGACTGCTGATTATAGGATTGACTTATCTCATTGGTAAACCTGATTATTTAAGTTTAGGGGTTGATGCAGAATATCCCGGAGCAATTACAATTCCTTCCGCATTTGTCCAGGGCGGAGCTGATACCTGGAGCTGGCTCTGGAAAACAGTCTACACCACCTTAACTTTAGGAACCGGATTTAAGGGTGGAGAAGTTACGCCTTTGTTTTACATCGGTGCCACTTTAGGTAATACACTTTCAGGATTAATGAATGCACCTGTAAGCTTATTTGCAGCTTTAGGCTTTATCGCAGTTTTTGCCGGGGCAACCAATACCCCGCTGGCCTGTACCATGATGGGAATCGAATTATTTGGCAGTGAGTATACCTTGTTTTTTGCTGTTGCCTGTTTTACAGCCTATTTCTTTAGCGGACGTTCAGGTATATACAGTGCACAAAGGATTGCTGTTCCCAAAATATTTGATAATCATTCGTTTAACGAAAATTCTGGTGTTACTGGCCGGGAAAGTTTAAAAGTTTTTTTATATCGTAAGATATCGGTCTGTAAAAGATTCCGCGGACAAAAGTAA
- a CDS encoding c-type cytochrome, producing the protein MSKNNLNETDQILVHTARSITIIVLLFMICIAILMSTFIWNDTDKNDQRKLAEQTSPFASKLNEIIVPVPGNITVQEWKAPYEATIPAGEKGQMISYGKELIANTAKYFGPGGSIAAITNGMNCQNCHLQAGTKMFANNYAVFFTSYPKKSNRSGLVVPASNRIAECFERSLAGTVPDPSGKEVQAMLAYLKWVGSGLKKGEKVPGTAFERLAYLNRPADPQRGKLIYASKCVSCHGSEGEGVLSADQKTYVYPPLWGEHSYNDAAGMYRLSNFSGFVKNNMPFGATYKNPQLSNEESWDLAAFVNSRPRKHKDQHKDYPDLSKKPIDAPFGPYADQFTEVQHKYGPFKPITDYYKSYKK; encoded by the coding sequence ATGTCAAAGAATAATCTGAATGAAACGGATCAGATACTGGTTCATACTGCGCGCTCAATTACCATAATCGTCCTGCTTTTTATGATTTGTATTGCGATTCTAATGAGTACTTTTATCTGGAACGATACAGACAAAAATGACCAGCGTAAGTTAGCAGAACAGACTTCACCCTTTGCATCGAAGCTAAACGAAATCATAGTCCCTGTACCGGGTAATATTACCGTACAGGAATGGAAAGCTCCTTATGAAGCGACTATACCAGCGGGAGAAAAAGGACAGATGATTAGTTACGGGAAAGAGCTGATTGCCAATACCGCTAAATATTTTGGCCCTGGCGGGTCAATAGCTGCAATTACGAATGGAATGAATTGCCAGAACTGTCACTTACAAGCGGGAACAAAAATGTTTGCCAATAATTATGCAGTATTTTTTACCAGTTATCCCAAAAAAAGTAACAGATCTGGTCTTGTGGTTCCTGCATCAAACCGGATTGCAGAATGTTTTGAACGTAGTCTGGCAGGCACAGTACCCGATCCATCAGGCAAAGAAGTACAGGCAATGCTTGCTTATTTAAAATGGGTAGGATCAGGTTTGAAAAAGGGGGAGAAGGTCCCGGGGACTGCCTTTGAGCGGTTAGCTTATCTGAACCGTCCTGCAGATCCGCAGCGGGGAAAGCTCATTTATGCTTCAAAATGTGTTTCCTGTCATGGCAGCGAGGGCGAGGGGGTACTTTCCGCTGATCAAAAAACTTATGTATATCCGCCTTTATGGGGAGAACACAGTTATAATGATGCCGCCGGGATGTACAGACTGAGTAATTTTTCAGGTTTTGTGAAAAACAATATGCCATTCGGAGCCACTTATAAAAATCCTCAGCTGAGTAATGAAGAATCTTGGGATCTGGCTGCTTTTGTAAATTCCAGACCCAGAAAGCATAAGGATCAGCATAAAGATTATCCTGATCTGAGTAAAAAACCAATTGATGCGCCTTTTGGTCCCTATGCTGACCAGTTTACTGAAGTTCAGCATAAATACGGTCCTTTTAAGCCAATAACAGACTATTATAAATCCTACAAAAAATAA